The region GCTTCCAGCCTGGCGACGACCTCGACGCTCAGTGCATGCTCATACCCTTTCTTCGCTAATATGTGCGCGGCGATCAGCTTGATGTCGTCCCTACGTTCCCGCAGCGGGGGAACTCTTATTTCAGCCGCAGCCAACCGCATGTACAGGTCCTCGCGGAACCGTTTCGCTGCAATCTCCCGACGCAGGTCTTTGTTGGTCGCTGATATGACTCTCACGTCTACCCGCACCGTAGTCGTGGCTCCCAGGCGCTCAAACTCATTCTCCTGCAGAAACCGCAGCAGTTTGGCCTGACTGGCGAGCGACAGATCTCCGACTTCGTCCAGCAGCAGGGTACCCTCGTGAGCAACTTCGAGTCTGCCTTTCTTCTGGGTCAGGGCTCCAGTGAATGCACCCTTCTCGTAGCCGAATAGCTCGCTCTCGATGAGAGTCTCCGGTATAGCCGCGCAGTTGACGCGGACGAGGGGGCCGTACCGACGCCGGCTGTGAAGGTGGAGGTTCCACGCCACCAACTCCTTCCCAGTACCGGTTTCACCAAGGATCAAGATGCTGGCTTCGGTCGGAGCGAATTTGCCCATCCTTTCTCTGACGTCCGAGAGATCGCCTACGAGCTTGTTGGAGGTTAAGTCCTCCTCCCATCGTCGCTTCTGCTGCCGATGGATTCGCGCATGCTCACCGACCATGCCGCGAAACTGGTCGAGGTCGCCTCCGAGCTTGTACCAGTAAAGTGCCCCGGCGTCGGCTATCTTCTTCTTGTGCTTCTCGTCGGCTTTGTCGGATATCACGATCGCGGGTAGACAAAGACCCAGCGCCCGGGTCCTCTCCCAGAGGTCAAGACCGGTTCCGCTATCATGCAACTCGAAGTCCAGCACGAGGACGTCGGGCAGCGGATCTGCATTCTTCAGGTAGTCCAGCGAATCTCGGACTCCCCTGCGGAAGACTACTCCGTGGCCCCATTTCTTCAGGTGGCTCTGCAGGCTTTCAGCAAACTCCGGTTCGTCATCTACTAGCAGAAGGAGTGCGCCGTTCATGTTGCGCAATCTCCTCCGTATGCTGTCCGCGCGCCGGCAACAGGTACGTCGACCCAAAACACAGCCCCGCTGTCGGACGAAGGGGCGACGTCGAGTTCACCGCCCATATCCTGTAGCGTCTTCCGCGCGAGCGCCAACCCGAGGCCGGTGCCGCCCACCTTCCGCGTGAAGAACGGCTGGAAGAGTCTTGTCCTGTGTTCCTTACTTACGCCGGGCCCTGTATCTCCGACCCATATCCTGACGAACCCCGATCGCTCTGACTTGGATGCGGAGACCGACAGCCGTCCGCCCTGCGGCATGGCCTCAACCGCATTTCGTATCAGACTACCCAGTGCCTCGATAAGTGCCTCCTCATCCACGAGTACGTCAGGCAAGTCTGCTCCTACGTCCGCTATCACGTCTAGGTTGCCTGCGGCATAGACGCCCTGCTTGTCCAGTGCCATACGTACGATCGGGCCAACTTGATGGGCAGCCGACGTCAGTTGACCAAAGCTCGTGAGTCGCATGATACCATCTACCATAGCACCTAGCCGCTCTGCCTCGATTCTTATTTTCCTGCCCACATCCGAATTGTCCGAACCAGCCAGTTGCAGGGCAGACACCCGTATGGTGGCCAGCGGCGTCTTAATGCTATGAGCCAGGCGCTGCGCGATCGTTGCCCACATGGAAATGCGTCTCGCGTGCTCTACGACGGACAAGTCCTCGAAGCGGGTTGCGATCTTCCCATCCGGCAATCGTAGCACCTGCGCCAAGTATGTGGAAAGCGAATCGCCGTCCACGATGGCAACTTCCCTCGTCGTTCGCGGTTCAGTTCCGGACACCGCATCGTCAAGGAGCTTCCCGAAGGCCGGCGACTTCTCTCTGACCGCAGGCAGGCTTCGCAAGTCGACATTCCTGCGGGTATTACCGAGGCCAAGCGCATCTGAAACCGTTCCTGCGCTCTCGGTCAAGCGACCACTTCGGTCAACGATGACGTAACCGCCACGCCCCGCCCCATCTTTCACCAGCTTGACAGCAAGGCTCGTCCGCCACCACTTGGAGGAGAGGGCGGCCACCGAACCGGCGAGAGCCAAGGTGAGGAATACGGCCACCGCCATCAGAAGAGCAGCCGTGCCAACGGTCACGTTCCTTTCGGGCAACCCCAAAGGCCGGAAGTCATAGAGCCTCCAAGTAGTCGAGCTGGTTTGGCCAGTCGGGCGTAGGGAGACTAGGAGTTTGTCCTGAGACCCTTGACGGACCGTAAGCAATCGCGAGACAAGTCCAGCGTGTCGGCGAACGAGAGTTCGGAACTCGATGTCGAGCACTATGATGTCACCGTCAGATGAAGGCAACGCCAACGCGTCGCTGCCATCCTGCGTAAACCGTCCAGCTTGGAGCAAAGGGCTACCGTTGAAGCCCGGGACAGAGATTTGGCGGACCAGGTTGAGTCTGTCGTCGAACAGGCGAAGCGTATCGTCGTTTCCACCTACTGCGATGAACCGGTTCGCCTGTTTGTCATTGAGTGTGACCATCGCCCTGTTGTATGTCCCACGCTGTGTGCGAGCCACTACACGTCCGGAGTCGGCAGCATTGAGGAGGAAAAGGCTGTCGTACTTACGCTCGCCAGCTTTGTTGCCCACCTCGCACGCGACAACCAGCTTGCCGTATTTCTTCGTTCTCTCAAGCATCGCCACACGAACGGAAGAGGAGTAGACACCTATAGGTCTGATCCATCTGGGCTTGCCGTCGTTGTCGAGCA is a window of candidate division WOR-3 bacterium DNA encoding:
- a CDS encoding sigma-54-dependent Fis family transcriptional regulator, translating into MNGALLLLVDDEPEFAESLQSHLKKWGHGVVFRRGVRDSLDYLKNADPLPDVLVLDFELHDSGTGLDLWERTRALGLCLPAIVISDKADEKHKKKIADAGALYWYKLGGDLDQFRGMVGEHARIHRQQKRRWEEDLTSNKLVGDLSDVRERMGKFAPTEASILILGETGTGKELVAWNLHLHSRRRYGPLVRVNCAAIPETLIESELFGYEKGAFTGALTQKKGRLEVAHEGTLLLDEVGDLSLASQAKLLRFLQENEFERLGATTTVRVDVRVISATNKDLRREIAAKRFREDLYMRLAAAEIRVPPLRERRDDIKLIAAHILAKKGYEHALSVEVVARLEAHTWPGNVRELENAVELACDMAMRLEREIVPDDFMIKDGEGYEPTGDSRPMGTDKDVPLAVSVPSTNQSIKCLTWESVWCIL